aaaatatatcaaaaagTGAGGAGACATGAGATTAGCAGCatacattgtttttcttttcatagTTTTCACAGTGtctcattttctgtcattggttttttcttttgttacaAGACTCATACACATGGGTGTCTTCGTAACTCCTTGAAAAGTGGGtccatgaatttttttttgcaaaatgacatttgaagaggTTCAATTGGAGGTGGATGGACTTCTCtatctgctgcacaaacatttagtaacgtagaaaatgaaataaacaaagaaaaacttttttttttttttttaaacaactttaaaacctaatgataatGTGGCTGTTCCGTCAGgccctgtaactttgctctgatcagtccatgaaaaacaggcaaatttggacagaaaccgtcctattggtTTGTTGATGCCatccattgatctgagttaatacagcaacagggtctgtcaatcagtcgatcagcaccatttgaagatggtctactgagcatcatccagcaggtctgagctcccgAGCAGCGCCTAGCTGATTCTGGCCCGACGCTCCTGCCATCAACGTGATACAGTCAAAACGTGGAGAGAGAGACATAGGAAGTCATTGGAGCGGTGCGTCtggagcgacatccatggatctCCGCTCACAGCATCCTCTGCACTGCAGCGTCACCGGACTCCACACACGAGCCACCTCGGGTGTCCAGCTTTTTCtcaccctcacacacacttttctttactctgcattttcttattcagtggctgttaatattgacaattgttttatttaaaaaaaatacttatacTAGAAAAGTTCACTGGAGTCTtattttccatctccgctgtgttttgtgtcaacatttactgcagttgatctgtgtgtgtgtgtttgcacttcCTTATCAGTCGTACTATTTCCCGGTGccaaaacaatcaccgcaaacagttccagatttgatgaattgcattgagCCCActccattcatttatttgcatttcctcctcccattttttgcgCCCCTTGttagatccgcctactttacatattcatcagaaaaacacactaaatggattgtgggtgcATTGTGACGCGCAGAAGatgcgcagtcctgattccctggaggtttgtaccccttattcgCGGGTGGAGTGATATTTGCACGCATGCACATGCTcagattatttcaaaaaaatttggTCCAGTTTAAATCTGAGGCAATAAAGAAATATCTAAACACTGTTGAACGAACAGAAAAGtgaaaagaaaatgaatgaTGAGAGGTGGTAAGCGACCtcgacaataaataaaaacaaatatgataaaaataagaaaaaaaataagaatgaggCTTATTTTGATCTAACTGTAGGTAAACACTGTTGCAAGGATAAATCTTCTCCCCAAAAAGCAGAAGACACTTTATATGGCCAGGTAATTGCTTGCTTACTCCTGGTTCAGGCCCAAAATCGGGTCCGAACCAGGACTTTAGAACCTTGAATGAGAGTTTAGTAAATAGTAATGCCAGACTCACAGAGGTTTTACAAATACTTTTCCTTCCTATAGTTTCTCTTTAAACCCTCAGGAGAACAAGCAGAACAGCCTAAACAGGTTCACTGAATTCCAGTAAGAGGTTAGAATTAAAAGGTTTTTGTCTTCCTCTTTGCTCTGAAAGACCATCACATCTCAGAGAAAATGCATCAAAAGCATGTCCAAGGTGGAATGTATCTGATCCTTTGTCTTGCAAATCTGTGTGTTGAACTGTTTGTTGCAGTGTgatggtattttttatttattttttgtaagaCTAGGAAGTACTCTGTGGAATTCCCTGCCCTGCTGCGAGAACAGAATGAGGAAGTGTGATGACAGCAACAAAAAGAGAACAGCATCATCAGACAGGTACACATTCACCCTACCTGTGGAAACAACAGAGCAGCACCAGCTTTGGTAAGTGAAAACATGGCCTGTCAGTTTATTCTGTTGAAAACTTGAAGTTTTTACTGcactttcttattttttgtcctgTTTATAGTTTCAATGTGTGCAGCAATGTTGCAGAGTCCGGTGGTTAATCCAACTTCTTTGGAAAGTCCCTCAGCAATGTCCACGCCAACGTGTGAGAACAACCTGAGgtttgtgtgtgagtttcaggCCATGCCCGGCTCCAGGCGCTCCTCTGTTGATCAGGGTTACAGCGGCAGGTTGGATTGTGAGCCGCTGACAGTCACTCTTCCTGCACATTGCAGCGTCTACCAGCTGCGCCTCTGCATCTGTATTGAGGTAGTGTGTGTCCTTTGCATGTGTGTCGAAAATGATCATAGTGTTCTCAAAAGTGTATTCTACTatagagcagagatgggcagTTTTCATCACTTTCATCATTtacaaatgtgattgtctgatccgagggtcacatgatcaacattcctgtcagcatttagaataatgatcaatcattaacacaggaaacaacaaagggtttgtgtgtttttgttgtcgtcattttttaaaataattttgcagatttatgttgtcattcttttttgttgttgttgttttgtgcgtaTTTGGAGtacattttgcatatttctgttgtcattttgtatatttttagttatttatttgtagtcatcttgtgtgtattttgggccagaggggtattccataaagcgggttattttcaaactctgagtatgttcgggctcaaatgagggaaactctgagtatcccattcctaaacgcgaggtatgttcttctctgagtatgttaccatggcaacattgtccgtgaactaaacctggtcgctggcaggtttaaTCAaaaaaccctgggtttctacctggctccaccCACATGAACactgtttctgaacactttaacgAACCTTGACACTCtcctctgaaacacattagtaacatcacacaccacagacgtgttcacatcattactaaattactttttttgtgcaaatggtagttttctttataacattatgaaacagatcattaagtgaaagacactgagagtttgatctgcattaaaacatctactgacgtctgtagtaaagttccctggatacaaacctgtggataatataaaggagaagatgacaatataaataaatccacttttaaggcctgattgttgttttatattgttatacagttaaatctgtagatcacatattttttaagatatgatggcgcagtgaattgtgacTCTGCTCTTGGGAACGGTGGGTCACGGGtttgcgtcccgcttcagtgttttttttatgacattttttaggacatcgagatgactctggtgacaatattacattaaaaatcgaTACAAATGATGCGATAtcggcagtcactgtctttatagctggtgtaacaggagggctctctatgcagccgtCCTATGCTGCTGCCGCATCTctacagacacattttattcacattattcaccgctcgtcacgtcactgaagcaataaagtgatgaagcaaccaaaaagtgtgactaattacaggtgatctaagccactattgtcactgaagactgaacacacctttagaacaggctcatattcctcaaacaccggcttatttcacccattagggtgaataaattaCTCTCttcgtttggttgtcatggcagctcgactcatctctgatccattgatgatggctttttattgcgcgcgtacacgtcagtaacccaagatTTACATACttagggttgattaacccacttcataacAGCTGTAATgaaatcagatacccagagtttcccatcgcggggtatgttgacccagagtttatggatagactcagagtttgttaaccctcctttatggaatacccctctgtactacaaagctggattagTATCCAGCTTCGTTTTACCAATCCAGATCAATCACAAACACGGATAAACTGTGCAGAGCAACTTAAGTAACAATTAACTTAGACTTAGACTTTTGTTATTGTCTTTCAAACTAAAACTTCACAGTACAGATAAGAAAGAAATTTTGTTGCATTGGCTCGCATTGCAGGATTAAAAACAGGATAAAGAAACAACAGTAAGTATTTACAAAAGGTAAgcagtattaaaaaaataaataaataaggtgcAGATATAAATAGATATCAAGAGGAAAAGCTATGTGTAAGATTCCTATATAGATACTGTAAGTATATGGcacgttttgttgttttgtgtctgctGTTTTGTCTGTGAGGAAGTCAAGCAGTCAGTCAGTTACATAGGGGGTGCTGAATCCAAGGGGGGCCAGTTTGCTCACGAGATGCTGTGGGATGATTGTATTGCACACCAAGCTGAAGACCAGAAACAACATCCGCACATGTGTGTCCTCATCCAGAAGTTGTAAGCTCAGATGGAGGGCAGAGGAGATGGCGTCTGTGGAGCGGTTAGGGCGGTCAGCAAACTGGTACTTATCAAATGTGAGGGGAAGTCTGGAGACAATGTGGTCCtttaccagcctctcaaagcaCTTCATCATGATGGGGGTGAGTGCTATGGGGCGGTAATGATTGAAggagcagattttttttatttaggcaCTGGTATAATTGTAGCTGTCTTTAAACATGATGGTTCCACAGCCTGGGTCAGCAAGGTCTTGAAGATGTCTGGGATAACCCCAGCCAGCTGGTTAGCACCCATCTCggtcatagactgtaaaaaagtATGTTGTCAGGTCCTGCTGCTTTCCGGGTGTTCACCCTCCTCAGGGTTCTCCGAACATCAGCTGTATCCAGGCTGAGTGGCTTCTCATCAGAGCGAGGAATGGATTTTGTCCCTGCGATGTTGTTAAGTGCCTTGTAAAGTAGTTGTAGTTGTTGTCACAAGGGGGAAGAGTAACTTTATAGTTTGTGATGACTTGTATGCCCTGCCACATTCATCTGTTGTTCGTGGGGTCCCCGAAGAAGTCCTGTACTTTCTGACTGTGGGCATGCTTTGCAGTCCCAATGGCACGGTTCTGGTTGGCTCTTGCTGTTTTTAGTGCCACCATGTCGCCAGATTTAAAAGCTTCATGCCGTGCTTTCAGCATTGCATGTACCTCACTGGTCATCCAGGGTTTTTCGTTGGCCCGTGTGGAGATGTTCTTGATCACACTAACATCCTCCATGCACTTCTGAATGTATGCGGACACTGACTCGGTATACTCCTCCACACACGTGTGGTGATTGTCCGTAGCAGCCGCCCTAAACATGTCCCAGTCCGTGCATTCAAAGCAGTCTTGTAATGCTTCCATTGCTCCCTCAGGCTAAGCCCTCACCTGCTTCACTGGCctcagttacatgatgtttttttaatttagaattagttattccaaattaaatcattcagaattaaagtgttctgctttgtgtttacatggaaatggtaattcccaaattgaggtttatatggaaaacaggtttatttggctttagttaattctactttaggtctgagggttgggaagggctctgattggacagtgggcgaacgtgacgtatcacgtctatcgaaaaaacacacaacaaaccttttattctcggctataacacagaagaccacatgagaactgttttcacttttattttgattgtagttttgaagcagcagctcgacatttacacacggtttcagtttggaccttGGAACAGAAGGGAGATAGGAGCTAATCAtaggtaaaaagcccagtaaaactccagaaaacaatcaccaggaataaataatttctccctggtaaagatagtagctctaacaacaggtaaaatgataaacctggtgatattacagcctgtgcatgcagtacggggcggcatttactccacctccgggtcctagtgccagccgttcagtgaagcctgttccgtttatcgtgtttaccgaggtccgtgtaactttaataagtccgtgtgtgcccctgtgaatgtctgcatgtttatgcttccatccatccactcttttcattatatccatatattctaaggctcttataAATAAATTGTCTCGGCTTTAGTCTggacggccatcttggattatgttgtcatcGCGGTAAATTGCACATGCACAGAACGAcccaaattaacttaaagcagaattaagcaagttaagcgtttacaagaaagaggaattatctaattcggaattaacaTTGGAATAGCCACTTAATTtggttttatgtttaatttggaatttaaTTAGCATtatgtgtttacatggtcagtttaaagaggaattcacttttattttgctttaaagaggagttaaagctcaaatgtaaacatggccattgtGGCAGGAGACTTTAATCAAGCAAACATGAAAACTGTTTCCTCATTTCCATCAATTAAATttaaggaataattctttaaaatatgattaattaaaatcaataattcaggccaaaaacaacactgttgttgcagaaaaagcagaaagaaaggaacacaggcaggaagctgccgaCACTGTTGATGCGTAAAAGcatacaatattaatccatcggatgataaacggacagcgctctgatcagccACTTTCAATTTATCAGAGCACAGATCGTGTTCGTAAATAGGTTGTCattggtaaataaaaataattgcatttatCCAATAATATTCTTACTTCCCTAAACatagctgtcagatctgcaccaaccaggatcttcttaCAATAGGCAGCTCATTTTCCAAGAAaattgattggtcaggaggtgcaAATTTTGTACACACTCAGATTTTATCTACTTCCTAACCTGGTCCCAACCAGGTTAGGAGttcagtctaagttaccatggtgatttagcccggtaagacgttagccagctttgAAGTGTAGGACACACCaaataaatcccagaagttagcgcaataagaggaaatccagctttgtagtacaggcccttggagtaattttgtgtttgtgctgttttgtgtatttttcaacattttgtgtgtttatgttttttttttgttgttttgtgttatgagtGATTTAGTTgggttttgttttgtaatttctactgtatatttttgttggggttgagccattttgtgtatttatgtgactattgtgtgtttttgaagtcattttgtgtatttatgtgactattgtgtgtttttgaagtcattttgtgtgttttgggaccacacaaaaaatgacgctGTTGTCTGTCTTGGATAAACTAAATTGATTCCAACCACTGGATTCTCTTTCTTCAGGCTCAGGAACAAAACATTCATCCCGACCCATTTGCAGTGTTGGACCCAGAGAAATACTCTTTGCTGTATACCAGAGGAGACGAATTGTTCGAGGCCTACGATGACTGTCAAGTCATTCGCACGTTAGACATCCCGTGGCTGAGGGACGATTCCCAGTGTCTTTCTGCACATTTGCTGGTTAAACCAGTGGTGGCAGCAGATCCAGAGGAGATGAGGAGACAGCAGCAATGTCTGAGCGAGCTGATTGGATACGATCTTGAGAGGGAAGTGTCCAACAGACTGGGTGAACTCATGTTTACACGCAGAAAACTGGCGTCTCCGCGGAGGCTTGAGCTAAGGAACAGGAATGACACGCTGTATGCTACAGAGCCGTGGATCACCACTGCCCCCCTGTCAGAGGATCTCCAGGACTGGCTGAAGCGGACGTTCTGCGTCAACCTTCATTACATAAAAGTCATCAGCTTAAGCATGCAGGCCAACCTTACTGATACTCCTGAAGCTCTGCTGGAGGTGTTTAGGAGCGCAATGAAGGAGCAAGAGCTGAAATATGATGCCTCTGAAAGCTTTGTGCTGAAGGTCACAGGAAGAGAGGAGTTCCTCTCTGGAGAACACAGCCTCCAACAATTCTTCTGGGTTCGACAGTGCTTGAAAGCTAACCAGGACCTCCACCTGACCGTGGTCCCAGTGTCCCAGCTTCCCCCTGAGACTGTCACCTCTGTTGACTGGCCACTAGTAGATGGCTTTAGTGGCAACTTTAGCTCCCATGATGACCTCAGCCTTGAAGGAAAAGACTTGGATGACATCTTCATGATCTCTTTGTGGGATTGCGACAGAAGATTTCGAGTTAAGCTGATCGGTTTCGATATACCAACACTTCCAAACAAATGCCCCCAGTCTGTTTATGTGGAAGCAACCATTCTTTATGGCAGCAAAGTGTTCTACTCAGTGTCCTCCAGTCCTAAAGCTTTTGCAGACGAGCTTCTGTGGAACGAGTGGCTGGAGTTTGACGTTCTCCTCAGGGATCTACCACGAGGAGCCAAGTTGGGTCTCACAATAGTTACAAGTGCGGGAGGAGATCCAAAGTTAGCACCATCAACATCATCCAGGCGGAGTACTGAGCAGCAAAAAGTGAAAGGGAAGGTGCTCTACTTTGTCAACCTCCTCCTCATAGATCACAGgtacatctttaaaaaaacacattcacaaCATACCACTCTTACCCTGGTCGAGAAAATAAAAGCttaatgtttttaatcagataaagactaATGGGCAGATTCACTAATACCTGAAATAAAgtgtggtaaaccagttgcttcccttaatcctttggtgacgcagttttCTCATGGAAGAATTCACTGAAATTGCAGCACTGTGGACGTGCAGAAGTGGTAGAGACCgctctatttaaatgagcgttttgtacGTGAACATTGAGCGTGAAGGAGAGCTGAGTGCGCGGAAGCgaaaaaatgaatttgaagcagcagaattggaggtATTAGTAGAGGaagcaaatttaaaaaattataaattacagcaaatacagtacatagatacagtagatagatagatggggAAATGTGCGTGGATGTGAGTGACAGAGTGGGCGCATGCGCGCGGCTGATGCGTGTACGTGTGTGAGAGTGGGCTGCGGAGGAGAGGTGTGTGCCTATAGAGTCAGACGTGGCGAACGGGACAGGTAGCGAGCTTATGTTTATAGTGCAGCCATATAATAACGTGCAgctctacaacaacaacaaaacggcGTTTACGTGGTACCATCTTTAACAAGCGTTAGGTTTACACGAGTGATCCCCCTCCGGCCATGGAGAGTGGGGATCTCCGCTGTGTCCCCCCAGCCACAGTGGGGAGACACGTTCTTAAAATTGTGAATTCATTCATCCAAACTATATTAATTCTAGGTCTGAAAATCCCATCCCTCGGTTGTCTTTCCCCTGCCCCGTCTCCTCACAAATATCACTGATGCTATCACTGCGTAAAAAGCTTTGACAGTTACCACCTGTTTGTGGGCCATGCTAAATTTATACCGAAAAAGAAAGGCAGCAATGAAGTCCagctttgatgaattgcattgcttcCCCTGCcgtaatttatttgcatttcccacctcccatttttttgctccccttgagGGCGCATTGCTACGTGCAGCAGccgcgcactcctgattcccttgGGGgggacacaaaattacaatgaaGGGcacttgcccatgtctgctgtagAGTAACTAACATGCACAGATGTGAGTTATTCATGTATTTTCCTGTTTGTCCTCTGCAGGTCGATCCTCAGCCAAGGGCTGCACACACTGCACATGTGGTCCTACCCTGAGTCAGGGGAAGGGTCCGTCACGTATCAAGCAGACAAGCTTTCTTCTACCACCAATCCAGACACATCTAAGTCTATGGCAATCAGCTTCCTCCTGGACTGCTACAGCTTCCCTGTGGTTTTTCCAAACCACCTCAAATTTACAGATTCTTCAGGTGCTCCCTCACACACGACACCCGGCACCTCTCCAACCTTGTCGTCACTATCTTTGACCTTAAAAGATCCTCCTCCAAGTCCACCTGAAGACACCTCGACCATGGGatcacaaaacagaaaaaatcagCGAGGGAGCTTGAAAAGGTTCCAGTGGATCAGCGCCCGCTACGTCTCCAGTTTGCCTGAATATCTGCGCAGGATTGACTGGATGAACTACAAAGCAGTTGACGATGTCCACTGGCTGCTCAGTAAATGGAACCCTATGGAGTTGGACATATGTGTTGCCTTGGAGCTGTTGAGCACTGATTTTCCTGATGAGGTAGTCAGGAAACTAGCCGTCCAACGACTGGATATTTTGTCCAATGACGATGTTCTCAAGTATTTGCTGCAGCTGGTGCAGGTAACGCGTTCTAACATCTACTGtttgtttcctctttttcttaAACAAATTCAAATATCAGTGCAAGGGAGGGAAGAGAAATGCAGGATTGCCAGACTACGGGGTCAGGCTATCAAGCACGCATTGGGAGAAGTTTCACGCATCAACAAATCAGCTCCTAGTGGGTAACTCGTGAAATAGTCTCTGAAATGCATAGCATCATCTTTCAAGTAACAATAGCATA
This portion of the Gouania willdenowi chromosome 7, fGouWil2.1, whole genome shotgun sequence genome encodes:
- the LOC114467039 gene encoding phosphatidylinositol 4,5-bisphosphate 3-kinase catalytic subunit gamma isoform, yielding MTATKREQHHQTGTHSPYLWKQQSSTSFVSMCAAMLQSPVVNPTSLESPSAMSTPTCENNLRFVCEFQAMPGSRRSSVDQGYSGRLDCEPLTVTLPAHCSVYQLRLCICIEAQEQNIHPDPFAVLDPEKYSLLYTRGDELFEAYDDCQVIRTLDIPWLRDDSQCLSAHLLVKPVVAADPEEMRRQQQCLSELIGYDLEREVSNRLGELMFTRRKLASPRRLELRNRNDTLYATEPWITTAPLSEDLQDWLKRTFCVNLHYIKVISLSMQANLTDTPEALLEVFRSAMKEQELKYDASESFVLKVTGREEFLSGEHSLQQFFWVRQCLKANQDLHLTVVPVSQLPPETVTSVDWPLVDGFSGNFSSHDDLSLEGKDLDDIFMISLWDCDRRFRVKLIGFDIPTLPNKCPQSVYVEATILYGSKVFYSVSSSPKAFADELLWNEWLEFDVLLRDLPRGAKLGLTIVTSAGGDPKLAPSTSSRRSTEQQKVKGKVLYFVNLLLIDHRSILSQGLHTLHMWSYPESGEGSVTYQADKLSSTTNPDTSKSMAISFLLDCYSFPVVFPNHLKFTDSSGAPSHTTPGTSPTLSSLSLTLKDPPPSPPEDTSTMGSQNRKNQRGSLKRFQWISARYVSSLPEYLRRIDWMNYKAVDDVHWLLSKWNPMELDICVALELLSTDFPDEVVRKLAVQRLDILSNDDVLKYLLQLVQTLKVETYHDSFLARFLIQRALRSKRIGHFFFWYIRSEVAGCLYFRQRMAVILEAFLLGCGQAMLDGLTLQVQAVETLHKVALDIKALFPDKSDLSYTASQKLQELLRQVRLPAEFLLPFDPRIKAGTILIDKCKVMASKKKPLWLEFSPMASPTLTTPVGIIFKHGDDLRQDMLVIQSLVLMDSIWQEKSLDLNLVPYGCISTGLNAGMIEIVRNAVTIAMIQRNNGGSAGAFKNDALFEWLKSKGPLQEIHFTTVEKFVKSCAGYCVATYVLGIGDRHNDNIMVTDQGNMFHIDFGHILGNRKKFIGQSREYGPFVLTPDFVYVMGRDKGCNSLSFRRFRDTCTQAYLSLRSHSRLLVTLFSLMMLTGIPELSADKDMRYLREVLHEEQTEEAAKEHFLKQISLCLENGWKVQTNFWVHLIGGQK